TTGATTCTATTGAGCTCTTCTCTCCCATCAGTTCTATTGAGTGGGTTGAATAGCCGATGTTTTTCTGATAACACCACGCTCTCAAATATATCCTTTGCCGTGTCGGCAACATTGCTGTATTTGCTAAAGTATTCTATTGCTTTGACTTTGGCtgagatttcttcttcgtcgtaCCATTCGATATATGACTCAGTCTTATTTTCTGGATTGTAGGTAAGCGAGTTGGTGTCTTCATCGTGAAGAAGCCCTATTGCGTTCTCGAGGCGGAACATGTGATAATCCGCTTGGGAATTTGTGTAGACAGACACAAGTACCCTTCCGACCCAAAGGCGATTCGGTAATTTCGCCAAATACTTTGCAAGAACAGTAACAAGCCCACGACGAGAATAACTTTGCTCAACAACTGATTCTGCAATGGCTTCAAATACTTTTTCGGCTTCTTCAGTACCAACCAAAATGACGTTTGTATTGAAAATACAGGCCAATATCAACTGATGTAGCTCACGTTCAGAAGCCATTAGTCTCTCATCTACAACACTAAACCACATTGATTTCGAAAGACTTATTAGTTGTTCACTAACTGGTCGTAAGGCACTTTCATCAATAGTGGAAAGAAGCCTGTATATGAATTGGCACATAGCCATACGAAGCTTAAACCCAGAGGATTGGAAATGTTGCTCGTAGCAGTCCAATGCATTGGTTGTGTATAGAATCTCTTCAGAAGAGTGCGTTAAAAGAGTGTATGCACAAGTAGcgacttcttcatcaaatgGAATTCCCTCAGCTCCTTGAAGATACTCAAAAATTTGGCCccatttttggttttggttaAAAATGGCCAATTTCAGGCTTGAATAAAGCGATGAGTAACCCGAGCTTTTAATATACCCCAAATCAGAGCTAGCTGCCATTTCTAGAATTTGATTGTAAGATCTTGGCTTTATCGAGAATCCTCCTTCTCGCTGAATTAGATGCAGAATTATACGATTAAGTTCAGAATTGATCTTTTTTGCCTCAATAGATTGTTCAAAAAGTTTTGCCAATATGACAGGAAGCTGTTCTCCAAATAGACTAACGATGAAAGGGTCTGTGTAAGGGGTCAAGCAAAGgtcttgaagttgatgaatGCTAAGTTGTTGCAGAAACTCTCGAATCTTTGTGGGGGGTAATTGcgatatattttgtttgacCGAAAGATATACCGAAACGTTGAATTGTCCGTTTTCACTTTCTAGGTAAGCTTCGAAATCCGCTTCTTTACTATATTGCAAAATTTTCTTTGCGATAAGTCTAGAGTAAACCTCACCATTTTGCGGGCAGGTAACAAGAAAGCTGGAGATTCGACTAAACCAGTTATTGAATGTAATCCAGTTCAAATCCGCACATAGCATGATCTCGATATACATGTCATACAAGATCTGCTTCCGAAATGATGATTCGACTGTACTTGTGTTTAGCTTGAATAATTTTTCAACTTGTTGCTCAAGCAGAATCTGTCTGTTTCTTAATCCATCACGAATTCCTTTTACAACATATAATCTGGCGGGGTCGAAAGTGAACCTATTGCCATATAAAAAGTCTAGGATGCTATTGATCATTTGTGTTGCATCATAATCTTCCAAAGAGATCAATAGGTTGTGCACAAACTTACTTAGCAAGTCACCATGTGGACATGAATAGTTGTGTTCTGAAATCTCTATTGTCGAGAAATGACTAGAAAGCACTGCGAATGGTAGCAGAGTGTCCTTGATGAAGGTCGAATCGTGTTTAAAAATGGCTAGATCGCCAACATCCATATACAGAATAATGCCAGTAACGAATTTTCTAATTTGCTCCATTGTTGATGTAACTGCAGATGATAATAGCGAGATTGCCCAGACTGGAGGGATATTAGATTCTCTGCTCAGGATCTTGACAATGTCGGAAATAGAATCTTGAGTTTGGTTAATGGAGGTATCTATTGAAACGATCTCGACAAGAGATATATATCGTTTCCATTCTGCTGAAAATTGTTCGTTGGATGGACTGTACTTCATGTACTCGATATCAATTCCATGAGTGGTCCCACTTTCCGAAAGCACCTGCAAGGATCGTGACAAAATATGAAGGGCATACTTCTTACCCTCGTAAGACTGTGAAGTTAGACCCTCCTGAAGTAACTTCCAGTATTCGTTTTCGCGTAATAAGTCAAGGAAGGTTTTGTCTTCTACGATATTAGAACGGCCGGTCCATTTCAGCCAGAGCCGGAAAGTAGTAAGCAGTCTGTTGAAAGAATTCCGAGCTCGTCCCGTGGCAGCAGGTTGGTTTCGGGATATGGTCAGTGACTGGATAATCTTAGACCAGAAGATTTCTGTGTCAATTTTTGATGCCGATAATATGTAAGAAGAAAGTGCTTTTGACGCCAATGATGCATGTACGGGTTTTAGTGACAGAAGATAGTCGTACAGCAGATGCTCTAGATCAGAAGGTAATTCTACGACCTCCACTTGAGTGAATATTTCTACCAACAAATTAAGGTATGGTACAGACAATGGAGAAT
The Sugiyamaella lignohabitans strain CBS 10342 chromosome A, complete sequence genome window above contains:
- the TRM3 gene encoding Trm3p (2'-O-ribose methyltransferase; catalyzes the ribose methylation of the guanosine nucleotide at position 18 of tRNAs; GO_component: GO:0005737 - cytoplasm [Evidence IEA,IEA]; GO_component: GO:0005737 - cytoplasm [Evidence IDA] [PMID 14562095]; GO_function: GO:0003723 - RNA binding [Evidence IEA]; GO_function: GO:0008173 - RNA methyltransferase activity [Evidence IEA]; GO_function: GO:0008168 - methyltransferase activity [Evidence IEA]; GO_function: GO:0016423 - tRNA (guanine) methyltransferase activity [Evidence IDA] [PMID 9917067]; GO_function: GO:0009020 - tRNA (guanosine-2'-O-)-methyltransferase activity [Evidence IEA]; GO_function: GO:0016740 - transferase activity [Evidence IEA]; GO_process: GO:0006396 - RNA processing [Evidence IEA]; GO_process: GO:0032259 - methylation [Evidence IEA]; GO_process: GO:0030488 - tRNA methylation [Evidence IDA] [PMID 9917067]; GO_process: GO:0008033 - tRNA processing [Evidence IEA]), producing the protein MKYSPSNEQFSAEWKRYISLVEIVSIDTSINQTQDSISDIVKILSRESNIPPVWAISLLSSAVTSTMEQIRKFVTGIILYMDVGDLAIFKHDSTFIKDTLLPFAVLSSHFSTIEISEHNYSCPHGDLLSKFVHNLLISLEDYDATQMINSILDFLYGNRFTFDPARLYVVKGIRDGLRNRQILLEQQVEKLFKLNTSTVESSFRKQILYDMYIEIMLCADLNWITFNNWFSRISSFLVTCPQNGEVYSRLIAKKILQYSKEADFEAYLESENGQFNVSVYLSVKQNISQLPPTKIREFLQQLSIHQLQDLCLTPYTDPFIVSLFGEQLPVILAKLFEQSIEAKKINSELNRIILHLIQREGGFSIKPRSYNQILEMAASSDLGYIKSSGYSSLYSSLKLAIFNQNQKWGQIFEYLQGAEGIPFDEEVATCAYTLLTHSSEEILYTTNALDCYEQHFQSSGFKLRMAMCQFIYRLLSTIDESALRPVSEQLISLSKSMWFSVVDERLMASERELHQLILACIFNTNVILVGTEEAEKVFEAIAESVVEQSYSRRGLVTVLAKYLAKLPNRLWVGRVLVSVYTNSQADYHMFRLENAIGLLHDEDTNSLTYNPENKTESYIEWYDEEEISAKVKAIEYFSKYSNVADTAKDIFESVVLSEKHRLFNPLNRTDGREELNRINCYHILLILCKILDPEFLLSFVRNKLVKALDREALPLAKLYVEWIIAETVVKHIIASLDSEAVVEELVFGPLERTNVEPRVVISLERIGLVVGTRLGKRFTPKITLQYIKDYYRRYLQAIMVLATSNKVAIRHNSLSCIYGLQTVFQRDSHLGDILEDYNQVINGVTSNALALVTNSSQRTGEDALWDLEDDFNLYGICGGVLRRISERQMPSITQHELSTYLYDKSRLTTVDESSAVPILPKKASYPPFQPTLEAHSGPVTVSAKLNLEKELSTTIQTKSGVWTSLSDMMDVNDDEGRNLNINRGELVVLASLVDKPPNLGGICRLCDVLGAGLLCLNDISVLKHPQFKNVAVSADRWMPMKEVKEGAIVSYLQEMKRQGYTLIGLEQTDNSVQLTPELKFPRKSLLLLGRERLGIDGDLLSELDFCIEIKQVGIIRSMNIQTATAVVVHAYSSQHC